The Funiculus sociatus GB2-C1 genome includes a region encoding these proteins:
- the trpA gene encoding tryptophan synthase subunit alpha, producing the protein MTSIRECFESLRDRHQCALIPFITAGDPDLETTESALRVLDAAGADMIELGVPYSDPLADGPTIQAAATRALQRGTRFDQVLEMVSGVSHQIRSPIILFNYYNPILNRGIETYLKQVSRAGVKGLVVPDLPLEESEVLLETAASLGIEVILLVAPTSSEERIKAIAHQSQGFIYLVSVTGVTGIRSEMDFRAQDLLKHLRAATDKPIGVGFGISEPKHARQVKDWGADAVIVGSAFVKRLAEGTPAEGLDAIAQFCQSLKTAIL; encoded by the coding sequence ATGACTTCAATTCGAGAGTGTTTTGAGTCTCTGCGCGATCGCCACCAGTGCGCTTTGATTCCGTTTATCACGGCTGGCGATCCGGATCTGGAGACAACGGAATCGGCTTTACGAGTCCTTGATGCCGCTGGTGCGGATATGATTGAGCTGGGTGTTCCCTACTCAGATCCGTTGGCAGATGGGCCGACGATTCAGGCAGCTGCTACGAGAGCTTTGCAACGGGGAACTCGTTTCGATCAGGTGCTGGAGATGGTGTCGGGTGTTAGTCACCAGATACGATCGCCGATTATTCTTTTTAACTACTACAACCCAATTCTCAACCGGGGAATTGAAACTTACTTAAAGCAGGTAAGTCGTGCTGGGGTAAAGGGTTTGGTGGTTCCCGATTTGCCTTTGGAGGAATCGGAGGTGCTGCTTGAAACTGCTGCTAGTCTGGGAATTGAAGTAATTTTGTTGGTAGCTCCCACCAGTTCTGAGGAAAGAATAAAAGCGATCGCGCATCAGTCTCAGGGATTTATTTACTTAGTCAGCGTAACTGGAGTGACAGGAATACGCTCAGAAATGGACTTCCGGGCGCAAGATTTACTCAAGCATCTGCGGGCTGCAACTGATAAACCCATTGGTGTCGGATTTGGCATCTCCGAACCAAAACACGCCCGTCAGGTGAAAGATTGGGGAGCAGATGCAGTAATTGTGGGTAGTGCCTTTGTGAAACGGTTAGCAGAAGGAACTCCAGCAGAAGGACTGGATGCGATCGCTCAGTTTTGCCAAAGTTTGAAAACTGCGATTTTGTAA
- a CDS encoding DUF3007 family protein, translated as MRRIDIIGIGIGIFVAGGLAYLVLQLAGLDSLEAGIWSQLLLVGGLVGWLLTYLFRVGTKNMTYNQQLKDYEDAVLQKRLEELTPEELAKLQAEIEQDKKLKRQ; from the coding sequence ATGCGACGAATTGACATCATTGGGATTGGCATCGGCATCTTTGTTGCTGGTGGGTTAGCGTATTTGGTTTTGCAGTTGGCGGGGCTAGATAGCCTGGAGGCGGGTATTTGGAGTCAGCTGCTGCTGGTGGGAGGGTTGGTCGGCTGGCTGCTGACTTACCTGTTCCGAGTCGGGACGAAAAACATGACTTATAACCAGCAGCTGAAGGACTATGAGGACGCAGTGTTACAAAAGCGGCTGGAAGAGTTGACTCCGGAAGAATTGGCTAAACTGCAAGCTGAAATTGAACAAGATAAGAAACTGAAAAGGCAATAG
- the ndhL gene encoding NAD(P)H-quinone oxidoreductase subunit L produces MSGSSTARKNMLVAILYLVLSGTYLIVVPFALYAYLQKRWYVASSFERGFMYFMVFFFFPGLLLLSPFLNFRPKRRLV; encoded by the coding sequence CTGTCTGGTTCTTCTACTGCAAGAAAAAATATGTTGGTTGCGATATTGTATCTAGTTCTGAGTGGAACCTACCTGATAGTTGTTCCCTTCGCCCTATATGCCTACCTGCAAAAGCGGTGGTATGTTGCCAGCTCGTTTGAGCGCGGGTTCATGTATTTTATGGTTTTCTTTTTCTTCCCTGGTTTATTGCTGCTCAGCCCATTTTTGAATTTTCGGCCGAAGCGTCGCCTGGTGTAG
- a CDS encoding pyridoxamine 5'-phosphate oxidase family protein: protein MTSIYHSGELAIQQRAGVQEAAKALSHNISQIVKPAAVDFLRSQRLAIASTVDTSDRVWASLLTGEPGFMQVVTGTVRIEAAPVNSDPLNENLRVRDDIGILAIDLATRRRLRLNGKAQVQPDGSIYVHPQQVYFNCPQYIQIRHLESDFVQPSLPSIQDRQTLSEEQQQKIAQVDTFFIASFHPEAGADASHRGGNPGFVKVLSANKLVFPDYSGNNMFQTLGNISLNPNTGLLFVDFERGSTLQLTGKAKVVWDADRLAEFTGALRVVEFEIDRVIAIAAATPLRWRFGQYSPFNPR, encoded by the coding sequence ATGACATCTATATATCATTCCGGAGAACTGGCGATTCAACAACGTGCGGGTGTCCAAGAAGCAGCTAAAGCTTTGAGTCACAATATTAGTCAGATTGTTAAGCCAGCAGCTGTTGACTTTCTGCGTAGTCAACGACTAGCGATCGCCAGCACCGTCGATACAAGCGATCGCGTATGGGCATCCCTGTTGACTGGTGAACCTGGATTCATGCAGGTAGTGACAGGAACGGTGCGGATAGAAGCAGCACCAGTTAATAGCGATCCGCTCAACGAAAACTTGCGGGTGAGAGATGACATTGGTATCCTGGCGATCGATCTGGCAACTCGCAGGCGCTTAAGGTTAAACGGTAAAGCTCAAGTTCAGCCTGATGGCAGCATTTATGTACATCCTCAGCAGGTGTATTTCAACTGTCCCCAGTACATCCAAATACGGCACTTAGAGAGCGATTTCGTCCAACCAAGTCTGCCTAGTATTCAAGACAGACAGACTCTCAGCGAAGAACAGCAGCAAAAGATTGCCCAGGTAGACACCTTCTTTATTGCCAGCTTCCACCCGGAGGCTGGTGCTGACGCATCTCACCGTGGCGGAAACCCAGGTTTTGTCAAGGTGTTGAGTGCCAACAAGCTGGTGTTTCCTGATTATTCCGGTAATAATATGTTCCAAACTCTGGGTAATATTTCGCTGAATCCCAATACTGGCTTATTGTTCGTTGACTTTGAACGTGGCAGCACCTTACAACTAACCGGAAAAGCTAAGGTAGTATGGGACGCTGATCGCCTAGCAGAATTTACTGGTGCCTTGCGTGTAGTGGAATTTGAAATCGATCGGGTAATAGCGATCGCTGCTGCTACCCCTCTGCGCTGGCGATTTGGACAATACTCCCCCTTTAATCCCAGATGA